The Bradyrhizobium sp. WBAH42 genome includes a window with the following:
- the fabF gene encoding beta-ketoacyl-ACP synthase II, protein MRRVVVTGLGMVSPLGCGVEPTWKRILNGESGARRIESFDVSDLQTKIACTVVRGDGSNDSFNPDKWMEPKDQRKVDDFIIFGMAAAGQALDDANWHPETEEDKCATGTMIGSGIGGLNGIADTAILLKERGPRRVSPFFIPGRLINLASGYVSIAHGLKGPNHSVVTACSTGAHAVGDAARLIALGDADVMVAGGAESPISRIGIAGFNAARALSTGFNETPEKASRPYDKDRDGFVMGEGAGVLVLEELEHARRRGAKIYAEVIGYGLSGDAYHITSPSPDGDGGFRSMSAALKRAGLTPSDLDYINAHGTSTPLGDEIELGAVERLLGNAASKVAMSSTKSSTGHLLGAAGAIEAIFAILAIRDNVVPPTINLDAPSVETAIDLVPHKAKQREVNVALSNSFGFGGTNASVIVRRLIS, encoded by the coding sequence GCGGTGCGCGCAGGATCGAGAGCTTCGATGTCTCCGATCTGCAGACCAAGATCGCCTGCACGGTCGTGCGCGGCGACGGGTCGAACGACAGCTTCAATCCGGACAAATGGATGGAGCCGAAGGACCAGCGCAAGGTCGACGACTTCATCATCTTCGGCATGGCCGCGGCCGGCCAGGCCCTCGACGACGCCAACTGGCATCCCGAGACCGAAGAGGACAAGTGTGCGACCGGCACCATGATCGGCTCCGGCATCGGCGGCCTCAACGGCATTGCCGACACCGCGATCCTGCTGAAGGAGCGCGGACCGCGCCGGGTGTCGCCGTTCTTCATTCCGGGCCGCCTGATCAATCTCGCCTCCGGCTACGTCTCGATCGCGCACGGGCTCAAGGGACCGAACCATTCGGTGGTCACCGCCTGCTCGACCGGCGCGCATGCGGTCGGCGATGCCGCCCGCCTGATCGCGCTCGGCGATGCCGACGTGATGGTCGCGGGCGGCGCCGAGTCGCCGATCAGCCGCATCGGCATTGCCGGCTTCAACGCCGCGCGCGCGCTTTCGACCGGTTTCAATGAGACGCCCGAGAAGGCCTCGCGTCCCTACGACAAGGACCGTGACGGCTTTGTGATGGGCGAGGGCGCCGGCGTCCTGGTGCTGGAAGAATTGGAACACGCCAGGCGGCGCGGCGCGAAGATCTATGCCGAGGTGATCGGCTACGGTCTTTCGGGCGATGCCTATCACATCACGTCGCCGTCGCCCGATGGCGATGGCGGCTTCCGCAGCATGTCGGCCGCGCTCAAGCGCGCCGGGCTGACGCCGTCCGATCTCGACTACATCAACGCGCACGGGACCTCGACGCCGCTCGGCGACGAGATCGAGCTCGGCGCGGTCGAGCGTCTGCTCGGCAACGCCGCCTCCAAGGTCGCGATGTCCTCGACCAAGTCGTCGACCGGCCATCTGCTCGGTGCGGCCGGTGCCATCGAAGCGATCTTCGCGATTCTGGCGATTCGCGATAATGTCGTGCCGCCGACGATCAATCTCGACGCTCCATCGGTCGAGACTGCAATCGATCTCGTGCCGCATAAGGCAAAGCAGCGTGAGGTCAACGTCGCGTTGTCGAACTCTTTTGGTTTTGGCGGTACCAATGCGTCGGTGATCGTCCGGCGCCTTATCAGCTAG
- the mltG gene encoding endolytic transglycosylase MltG — MSERPPISPRSPRAALEPEQLPPPPKRSDRARNPFVIVGNAIITLLLIAMLGAGGVYYYGRQVLEAPGPLKEDKIVNIPQRAGKRDIAETLNREGVTDVNPWVFIASVAALKASSDLKPGEYSFQKNASLRDVIGTIVEGKVVQHAVTIPEGLTSEQIVARLSDNDIFTGSVRELPREGTLLPETYKFPRGTPREQVVQRMQQAHKRVLTEIWERRNPDIPVKTPEQLVTLASIIEKETGKPDERSRVAAVFVNRLKQRIKLQSDPTIIYGLVGGKGTLGRPIKRSEITQPSPYNTYVIEGLPPGPIANPGRASLEAAANPARTRDLFFVADGTGGHAFTETYDAHQKNVAKLRAMEKQIQNDTVEPAEDAQPPAAAGSGAADAPTATTPARPNQQKKPPAARPAGPANPAPARQGAVQGSPPVVQR; from the coding sequence ATGAGTGAAAGGCCGCCCATTTCACCCCGGAGTCCGCGGGCCGCGCTCGAGCCCGAGCAACTTCCGCCGCCGCCCAAGCGGTCGGACCGTGCGCGCAATCCGTTCGTCATCGTCGGCAACGCCATCATCACCCTTCTGCTGATCGCCATGCTCGGCGCCGGCGGCGTCTATTATTACGGCCGCCAGGTGCTCGAGGCGCCCGGACCGCTGAAGGAGGACAAGATCGTCAACATCCCGCAGCGTGCGGGCAAGCGCGACATCGCCGAGACGCTGAACCGGGAAGGCGTGACCGACGTCAATCCCTGGGTGTTCATCGCCAGCGTCGCCGCGTTGAAGGCGAGCTCGGACCTCAAGCCGGGTGAGTATTCGTTCCAGAAGAACGCCTCGCTGCGCGACGTCATCGGCACCATCGTCGAGGGCAAGGTGGTGCAGCACGCGGTCACGATACCGGAAGGGTTGACCTCCGAGCAGATCGTGGCGCGGCTGTCCGACAACGACATCTTCACCGGCAGCGTGCGCGAGCTGCCGCGCGAAGGCACGCTGCTTCCGGAGACCTACAAATTCCCGCGCGGCACGCCGCGCGAGCAGGTGGTCCAGCGCATGCAGCAGGCGCACAAGCGCGTGCTGACGGAGATCTGGGAACGCCGCAATCCCGACATTCCGGTCAAGACGCCGGAGCAGCTGGTCACGCTGGCGTCCATCATCGAGAAGGAAACCGGCAAGCCCGACGAGCGCAGCCGCGTCGCTGCGGTGTTCGTCAACCGGCTGAAGCAGCGGATCAAGCTGCAGTCCGATCCGACCATCATCTACGGCCTCGTCGGCGGCAAGGGCACGCTGGGCCGGCCGATCAAGCGCAGCGAGATCACGCAGCCCTCGCCCTACAATACCTATGTGATCGAGGGCCTGCCGCCGGGCCCGATCGCCAACCCCGGCCGCGCCTCGCTGGAAGCCGCCGCCAATCCGGCCCGCACCCGCGACCTGTTCTTCGTCGCCGACGGCACCGGCGGGCATGCCTTCACCGAGACCTACGACGCGCACCAGAAGAACGTCGCCAAGCTGCGCGCGATGGAGAAGCAGATCCAGAACGACACGGTCGAGCCGGCCGAGGACGCGCAGCCGCCGGCGGCTGCCGGGTCCGGCGCTGCCGACGCGCCGACCGCGACCACGCCGGCGCGGCCCAATCAGCAGAAGAAGCCGCCGGCGGCACGCCCGGCTGGCCCAGCCAATCCCGCACCGGCCCGACAGGGCGCAGTGCAGGGCTCGCCGCCGGTGGTCCAGCGCTAA